A portion of the Cryptosporangium phraense genome contains these proteins:
- a CDS encoding 4'-phosphopantetheinyl transferase family protein, whose translation MLIPRLPPGECQVWWARPLTGAGPDPSVLDPIERGRAEAYRKNEDRARFTVAASLLRLVAGAHLGVEPRALPISRACPDCDRPHGRPTLPADGWECSVSHSGDRVAVAIGRTGPLGVDVEEITDRPDVRDLVLAPDQDGELVTYWVRKEAVLKATGEGLRVALTEVVVTSPDDPPALVRAHRADLPARTTLRTLQPGDGYRACLAALDTPGLVVTELSAG comes from the coding sequence GTGCTGATTCCCCGGTTGCCACCGGGGGAGTGCCAGGTCTGGTGGGCCCGGCCCCTCACCGGGGCCGGGCCCGACCCGTCCGTGCTCGACCCGATCGAGCGGGGCCGGGCCGAGGCCTACCGGAAGAACGAAGACCGGGCCCGGTTCACGGTCGCGGCGAGCCTGCTACGCCTGGTCGCGGGTGCACACCTGGGCGTCGAGCCGCGGGCGCTCCCGATCAGCCGGGCCTGCCCCGACTGCGACCGCCCGCACGGCCGCCCGACGCTGCCCGCCGACGGCTGGGAGTGCTCGGTCTCGCACTCCGGCGACCGGGTCGCGGTGGCGATCGGCCGCACCGGCCCGCTCGGCGTCGACGTCGAGGAGATCACCGATCGGCCTGACGTCAGGGATCTGGTGCTCGCGCCCGACCAGGACGGCGAGCTCGTCACCTACTGGGTCCGCAAGGAAGCCGTGCTCAAGGCCACCGGCGAGGGTCTGCGGGTGGCGCTGACCGAGGTCGTCGTGACCTCGCCGGACGACCCGCCGGCGCTGGTGCGGGCTCATCGGGCCGATCTGCCCGCCCGCACCACCCTGCGGACGCTGCAGCCCGGCGACGGCTACCGCGCCTGCCTGGCCGCGCTGGACACACCCGGCCTGGTCGTGACCGAGCTGTCGGCCGGCTGA
- a CDS encoding histidine phosphatase family protein — protein MAVVHLIRHGQASFGAAEYDALSDLGRVQARTVGTALAARGVRIDRAVSGTLSRQRDTAELCLKAAGLPTDFAVDDRFDEYDHLGLAAALGDGPLPTSSREFQAVLDGALEQWISGAVTPEGLPTWAEFAGRARRALAEFLETLGQGGAGAVFTSGGVITAICADLLSLPPSGCVALHRVVINGGITKIVAGRGGAALISFNEHAHLPDDQVTYR, from the coding sequence ATGGCCGTCGTCCACCTGATCAGGCACGGTCAGGCCTCGTTCGGCGCGGCCGAGTACGACGCGCTCTCCGACCTCGGCCGGGTCCAGGCCCGCACCGTCGGCACCGCGCTCGCTGCCCGGGGCGTCCGGATCGACCGGGCGGTCTCGGGGACGCTGAGCCGGCAGCGGGACACCGCGGAGCTCTGCCTGAAGGCAGCCGGGCTGCCGACCGACTTCGCGGTCGACGACCGCTTCGACGAGTATGACCACCTCGGCCTGGCCGCCGCTCTCGGCGACGGCCCCCTCCCGACGTCGTCCCGGGAGTTCCAGGCGGTGCTCGACGGGGCCCTGGAGCAGTGGATCTCCGGCGCGGTCACGCCGGAGGGCCTGCCGACGTGGGCGGAGTTCGCCGGCCGGGCCCGGCGCGCGCTGGCCGAGTTCCTGGAGACCCTGGGCCAGGGCGGCGCCGGAGCCGTCTTCACGTCGGGCGGCGTGATCACCGCGATCTGCGCCGACCTCCTGTCGCTGCCGCCGTCGGGCTGCGTGGCGCTCCACCGAGTCGTGATCAACGGCGGCATCACCAAGATCGTCGCCGGCCGCGGCGGCGCCGCGCTGATCTCGTTCAACGAGCACGCCCACCTCCCGGACGACCAGGTGACCTATCGCTGA
- a CDS encoding phosphotransferase family protein has product MVDHRAVRSEDAFDVAAVHKWLAERVDGLDGLAGGPEVRQFSGGASNLTYLLRYPDRDLILRRPPAGRKASSAHDMGREYRVQKQLAPVFRYVPGMVAFCDDPAVIGADFYVMERLNGIIPRKDFPPEVQLDPVQARTLAFTVVDTLVELHDVDPDAAGLADLGRGAGYVERQVRGWSDRYRKARTWNVPKAERLMSWLADNQPDDVRSCLIHNDYRLDNVVLAADDPLRVVGVLDWEMATIGDPLMDLGGALAYWIQHDDPYLSQRARRQPTHLPGMPTRHEVVEYYCDRAGLPAGNWAFYEVFGLFRLAAIAQQIYYRYHHKQTRNPAFRQFWITVNYLIQRAGKIAR; this is encoded by the coding sequence GTGGTGGATCACAGAGCGGTACGCAGCGAGGACGCCTTCGACGTCGCCGCCGTGCACAAGTGGCTGGCCGAGCGCGTCGACGGCCTCGACGGCCTAGCCGGCGGGCCCGAGGTCCGGCAGTTCTCGGGTGGCGCGTCGAACCTGACCTACCTGCTGCGCTACCCCGACCGGGACCTGATCCTCCGCCGCCCTCCGGCCGGGCGCAAAGCGTCGTCGGCGCACGACATGGGCCGCGAGTACCGGGTCCAGAAGCAGCTCGCGCCGGTGTTCCGGTACGTCCCCGGGATGGTCGCGTTCTGCGACGACCCCGCGGTCATCGGCGCGGACTTCTACGTCATGGAGCGGCTGAACGGGATCATCCCCCGCAAGGACTTCCCGCCCGAGGTCCAGCTGGATCCGGTGCAGGCCCGCACGCTCGCGTTCACGGTCGTCGACACGCTCGTCGAGCTGCACGACGTCGACCCGGACGCGGCCGGGCTGGCCGACCTCGGGCGCGGGGCCGGGTACGTCGAACGGCAGGTCCGCGGCTGGTCCGACCGGTACCGCAAGGCCCGCACCTGGAACGTGCCGAAGGCCGAGCGGCTCATGTCCTGGCTCGCCGACAACCAGCCCGACGACGTCCGGTCGTGCCTGATCCACAACGACTACCGGCTGGACAACGTCGTGCTGGCCGCGGACGATCCGTTGCGGGTCGTCGGCGTCCTGGACTGGGAGATGGCGACGATCGGCGATCCGCTGATGGACCTCGGCGGGGCGCTGGCGTACTGGATCCAGCACGACGACCCGTACCTGTCCCAGCGGGCCCGGCGGCAGCCGACGCACCTGCCCGGGATGCCGACCAGGCACGAGGTCGTCGAGTACTACTGCGACCGGGCCGGGCTGCCCGCCGGGAACTGGGCCTTCTACGAGGTGTTCGGGCTGTTCCGGCTGGCCGCGATCGCCCAGCAGATCTACTACCGGTACCACCACAAGCAGACCCGGAACCCGGCGTTCCGGCAGTTCTGGATCACGGTCAACTACCTGATCCAGCGGGCCGGGAAGATCGCCCGCTGA
- a CDS encoding expansin EXLX1 family cellulose-binding protein, with protein sequence MDLEPPQQQHEHHKGKRRKKRTWLAWGAPTLIGVAVLASVILVVGAMKGLSEAACAAEVRTVAMGLPAAVPQPGESHSGHTTFFDLEASGGSGCSYDGAPADGMYVALALEEFDNGAACGTYLNVTGPNGNTVRVQVIDSCGPCEVGHIDMSEKAFSRLADPDAGDVPVTYRAVANPAVPGPLKFKMNDVNEYYLAILPINHGNELTSVKVNGQSLSRQGDGYWVANNGAGGGPFTVTLTDIQGHVTTVSGVDLQSGTQSTGVYMYSGSGGGQQRSTTTTKKSSASPSAKASPTPKRTLDLPAGIGATDAPTTEAYGRPDATTTTVADPSKC encoded by the coding sequence TTGGACTTAGAACCGCCACAGCAGCAACACGAACACCACAAGGGCAAGCGGCGCAAGAAGCGCACGTGGCTCGCGTGGGGCGCACCCACGCTCATCGGCGTGGCCGTGCTCGCTTCGGTGATCCTGGTGGTCGGCGCGATGAAGGGCTTGTCCGAGGCCGCCTGCGCCGCCGAGGTACGCACAGTAGCAATGGGATTACCCGCAGCGGTACCCCAACCCGGTGAATCGCACTCCGGCCACACCACGTTCTTCGATCTCGAGGCGTCGGGCGGCTCCGGCTGCTCGTACGACGGCGCGCCCGCCGACGGCATGTACGTCGCGCTCGCGCTCGAGGAATTCGACAACGGCGCGGCCTGCGGCACCTACCTCAACGTGACCGGTCCGAACGGCAACACGGTCCGGGTGCAGGTCATCGACTCCTGCGGTCCGTGCGAGGTCGGCCACATCGACATGAGCGAGAAGGCGTTCTCGCGCCTGGCCGACCCGGACGCCGGCGACGTCCCGGTCACCTACCGCGCGGTCGCGAACCCGGCGGTGCCCGGCCCGCTCAAGTTCAAGATGAACGACGTCAACGAGTACTACCTGGCGATCCTGCCGATCAACCACGGCAACGAGCTGACCAGCGTCAAGGTCAACGGCCAGAGCCTCTCCCGCCAGGGCGACGGGTACTGGGTCGCGAACAACGGCGCCGGCGGCGGCCCGTTCACGGTCACGCTGACCGACATCCAGGGCCACGTCACCACGGTCAGCGGCGTCGACCTGCAGTCCGGCACCCAGAGCACCGGCGTCTACATGTACTCGGGCTCCGGCGGCGGCCAGCAGCGGTCCACGACGACGACGAAGAAGTCGTCGGCCTCGCCGTCGGCCAAGGCGTCCCCGACGCCGAAGCGCACGCTCGACCTGCCGGCCGGCATCGGCGCCACCGACGCCCCGACCACCGAGGCCTACGGCCGCCCCGACGCCACCACGACGACGGTCGCCGACCCCTCGAAGTGCTGA